The DNA window TTAAAGAGGATTTCTGTAGTACGACATTCCGTCCGAACGGAACACATAAACAGAACCGCGTCCATCTCTGCCTGCGTCTGTGTGTCCACCCACCTCTGCCCGTTGCCGCATGCTGCCCTCCTCCGCGCGTCCACCCATCTCCGCACGTCACCGTGATCTCGCTGCAGTGTGCCGCACGCCTCCGCGCTTTGATGTGCCTCACATAGCCATACGTTGCTCGAAGGATGTAGGGTACCACATGTTACCAAGTGGTACCAGACAGTACTATATGGTTCCTGGCCCGAGTTGTcgataagaagaggaagaacgACAAGAAACCATGGCGATGTGACGATGCGTTAGCAACGCAGGGCTTGGAGCCAACAGTCGCAGTGAGCTGGCACATAGGAGAAtggtggcgatggcggagTTGCGCGGTGCACGGGGCAGAAGGGTGGTTGGGCGCGCGGGGGTGTGAggcggctggtggtggtgtgcAGTCGACGTGGCAGCGACGACCATATAGTTAACCCGTGGTTTTTTAATGCCGTACAATAGATttctttttgataaaatagttGTCACTATACGAATGACCACACAATCAACCAGTGGCGAATCTAGCAAGTTAGCTAACGGTATGCCCGCCTAAAAATTATCGTATATAATTTGGCAAATTCATTTTACCAAATAGGTAATAATTACAAAATTGACAACATGATTCAATATATACACACCAAATAACACGTATTTGCATTCAAGCAAGTTTTTctagaaatacatatatataccaagTATAGAGTGCAGGGTATGCCAGGGCAGCCTTGACAATCAAACCCATTGATTCATCGGATACCAGAAGTGGATGTGATCAATCTTTAGCATCATAACTCTAGTTCCTAgaggtggattaattagtgctCTGCACTTTATTCCCCACTAATTCCAAATGATTTCCGACCTTATTATCTTGCTCAAGTGGCAGACTTACTTTTCCCctgcctcaaaaaaaaaaaaaagacttactTTTCCCCCTGGCCTCGTATTGGTATAAAGCATGCATAAAATGCTAATGGGCAATGTGCTAGTTCTGTCTTGAATGAGAGCCCAAATAAAAActtgatgttgatggttgataCATATCCATGCATGAATGATTTGTCCCTAGTCTCGTAGTGTGATGGTGCCAATTAAGTTTTCGAGGTTACTTTTGCTAGCAGTAGTGGCATACACTTGTAAGGAGTATTACAGTTCAAGCTTGTCTAAACTACTTTAAGCGTAGTCATCCATCCTTCCACCCCCTCACATTGCATTGCATCCGCTGCTCTTTTCCTATATTGTAGGCAATAATCGTACCTTCTATGTTTACCTTatattgtatttaattacctgtgCTGGTGAATAATATGACTAATGACTTACTCTTGTGGTGTTGTATAATGACGTCAATGCTAGTCGTGTTCACCTCATTGTTACATAAGTGAGCTGGTTTATTGTCAAAATCCTATAAATTTCTAGGGCTTTTTTTTGTAcgaaacagaaaaaaagatcTTTTTTGAGTGTACATGATTtgtatgttttcttatttCGCTCAACCTTGACCAGTGTTTGGAAGAAACTAGACATGCTAAAAGACATATAACTAAGGTTGGTAACATAGCGGGTTGGGCAAGAATGGTCCCAACCCCGACTCCGACCAAAGCCCCAAGGGTAGATGGCGATGGCTAGAAGGCGTCACGACAACGGGTGTGGAGGACGGCATCAACTGGTGTGGAGCGCATGGAGGTCGGCGGCAACGGGCGGCGACAGAGGAGGAGCAGGGGGAGGCAGGCAGATAGGTCCAAGGGGACTCAGGAGGGGTCGGCCACTGACGGCCGGGTGCCTCtgtgagaggagagagatgggaGAGAATAGAGATAGAaaattagggttagggtttatatatgatatagtAGTTGGGTCTATTGGGCCAAAAATACAATGGACTATTATATTTCAGGGCCTTGCTGGGGAAACTTTTGCCCATCCCCCACCTCGTTGGGGTGGGGCCCGACGGTTCCCCGATCGCACTAGCTAGGAAATTACCATATAACATGAAGTAAGAGTTATAACacatattgatatatattggCTCATTCCATTAGTAATTCACAGCTGAAAAGATACAACTACATTGAATTTAGGTCTACTATACTGAAATTtatagttcaaatttaaatttatggtaTCAAGAATGCAGAACAAGGTCATAGCCTCACCActcaaatatttgatcttttgttGTGTTAAGGCGGTTCACAAAACAAAAGCTTCAAGAGCCCTCGACGCTTTGTAGACAGTAGCTCACGAAACTCTCATCGAGAGCCTTTCCTCTTCATGCAAACTCGGTGAATATTTTTCCAGAGAATCGAAGTTTTATTTCAACTCAATGAATTACATCAATGCAGTAATTATGCACATATCACTTTTTAGCCTATATATATCTATGGTGCACCACAGCCAAAGCACACGctcacaaaaaataatgtaaaaaCATTCCAGGAAACATTAAGGACTATCAATCATAAGGTTAGCGCTAGCTATATCCCTCGGTAAAACACTCGATGACCATCTTTTTCAAATGTGGCCGCAACCGCCATTTCTTGTGAACCAGCCTTGTAGAGAATAACCCATATATAGGTCAAATAGATAAGTAAAAAGTAACCTACAACAAAGATGAGATAATCTTTTTGTCAAAAACGAGACCATCCCTGCATAATCAAAGTGACGAGCAAGTAATAATAGCCGCCCCTAATAGGAGATGTGTTTTCATGGTTTTCTGAATTCCCTCTGAGCCCCAAACATATGTGCTACACAACAAATTGTAGAAACTCATGAGGTTGCTTGTATGATGGACAAAACGGCACTCATAGAATAAACATCCCATCTTGCTTATTTCTTTTAGCAAAGTTATCCATTGTCAATATTACTCCACTACACAAATACCAAAGTAAAATCTAGACATTCAGTGACaattttagtttccaaattaaAACAGTTTGTTCATATTAGGAACATCAATTGTACAAGAGCAAGATAACGATTACATCACAGAGAAATCCCCATTTAGGGTCAAGTCCCCATGAAATTCATCTTGTTCTTGACCTAACTGTCTATTAGCAATGCATGGCAATAAATCATTCCAAGCCAGTAATTTTGATCCAATTAGTCTCttctccataaaaaaaattgagggaTTAGTTGGAAGACTCATGAGACATTAACTTGTTTACACATAACAATGTTATCAACGTAAGATTAATGATCCCTCAAGACTACATTTCGGGACCAATTGTCCCCCCAAAACCTAATCTACTCTTTAATATGTCAGCATGTCCAATAATCACCAATGCTGCTGCCCAATGACATGGAAACCACAGTGCATGCATCTTGTTTAGTTCGTGCCATCTTTTCCATGGTGCTTGCCGGATGTGATTTCGCCTGTCACTTCTTTTAGCGGTCGACAAGGAGCAGAAGGCCATAAAGAAGTACTGGAGCAATCAAGTATTGCACTAACACTCTTGTTGCTTTGAGAGATATAGCATATTAGCAGTCCACTGACACTTGACTGCGCACTAAGAAGCCATGGAGGCCAAGTGCTCATTATCCTCCTTTTGCTTTCCGTTATTATATGGGGGAATATGGACGCACTAATCGTGCCAAGATAGGAGCAGTACTACTCGTCCACAGCTATATAAACCATGAAATTGTACTGTTCTGCAGCTGCAGTGCAGTGGCTGTAGGTAGAGTCGATCAGTGGCAGGCTGGCAGCCTGTTGATCATCGATCAGGAACTAGAAAGGATTataggtgaaaaaaattacggAGAAAGATGAGCTCCAGGATAGCTGATAGAGCTTCAGTTTTTGCTGTACTGCTCATCGTAGCGTCAGCGCTTTCAGTTTTGGCTACAGGTTTGTTCAATgttcatttcctttttttttttatcctttgctTTCTTGACGAGTTTGTTTCTTATGTGGTAAGCATATGCCTAGAACATACACACGTCTGCAGTGTAAGGACATAAATTTCTAGTTAAGCTCACTAATTTTCCACGACCATTTTATACAGGAGGAAGGGAGCTGGCGGCGCAAGAAAAGATTGAAAAGGTATAGATAGATGGCGTTCAAAAGCagtatgaattaaaaaaaaaaagaagaatggTCCTGTAAACTAAAACGAGTTCATCGTTGTgtgattaaattttagattaagaaTTGCACTCTATGATTAATTGTTAGATCATACATAATTTAGGGGCACCCTACTGGTGCATACGGAGATCATGGAGCGACATCGTCAGCAAGGAACCTTATGGTTAAGACGAACGACTATGGGCGCTACGACCCAAGTCCAGCCTTCTCCAAGCCTCGGTTCAAGCTTATTCCCAACTGAGAACTGACTTCGTTTTGCTTATGATGTTCAACCAACCACAGCTCAACTAATTAACACAATATCGTTAGAAGAAGAGCAACGCTATTTGTTTCTCAAAAATTAAGTGTACTAGTACTATATACGTTGATATTAGCTAGAGAATCGTACTAGATGGTTTTGGTGCATCCGCCGAGCCCTCAATGTTGTTGTACAAGCAATATTTCCGTATAAATGTAAAGTATATAAATCATCACGAGCTCGGAggcgtaagactttctaatacTTTTGCGTATTCATCATGGTTTCATTTCATTCTAGAAAGTCCCTTCCTTTGTGGCTTTGTGTCCCTTTCTCATGTGTTCTTTTTCCAACGGATTATTCACATCTCACCAACCCAGGCATTACTACTTCCTCCGGTTCACCTTACAAGATGTTTTAGTTTCTCCAGATTCATCAAATAACCAATTTATATGTTGTATAGACATGCACCTCATAAGAAAAGAAGACAATATGTTATTTAGGCACAAAACTTTTGTACTGAATATGCtggttattttaaaattatagcGGTTTAAACTAAAAGGAAATTTCACATCAATTACAACatgctaattattaattttgaatccagaatataatttataaaatgctAATTTGTGAGTGCAAGATTGGTACAAACTCCATATTTACGAATTAGTGCAGTTGACAAAGGATTCAATGTCACttacaatttatttaaatttgaattttggaacTAATTTAATAAAGTGCTATTGAGAATCTAAGATATGATACATACCCTATATTgctaattgttaattaatcaaaagaTTGCAAGCTATGGCCTTtggcatgttttatttaacacaAATTCagtataatcataaaaaatggtCACCATGATATTATGGTTTGCAAGCCTAGGGTAATATTACCACAAATAATCTCTAGTATGTAAGCTTACTCAAAGTAAATACAACAAATTAATGAGCCAACTAACTACCGTTTGTTCACCCGAGGTTTGAAAACTTGTCGGTTTCGTAATCTCCATTGAGGTGAGCCCAACTTCATAGCTCAAACCACCAAGCCTTCGAATCTCCATGTCAATAGATGGACAAGATAGGAGCAGGTCCCAAAGTTGTTTACACAAGCTTTGGTCAATTGGGGTTGTTCTTCTCCACTCTGGAGATGGTGAACACCAAAACACTTACGATCAACCACCGGGCGTCCTGTACGATATTCTTTTTGGGGAGGTCACTAGGTATATTCCTTCAACCTTCTAGAAGGTGACAACCTTCAAGATTAACAAGTCTAGAGTGATCAAGTGTCACATTAGCTCTAACAATGAAGTGATGCATTTGGATTGTCTAAACTCACTTTGCAACACCTCATTAGATTTACCTAAGTGCACAAGAGTGTGAGAGTGCTTATAAGGACTTCCCCTcggggaatttaactatttgccactcttactaGTAGCCACTCTTATGTTGTTTTTAATCTTTTGCCACAATAGATACATGCAATGTCCATTCTACCCCTTtcatttatttgatatatttcttCTCGTAATGTTCTTGGTCAGCATGGTTGCCTCTCATTGTTTCTAGTGCGACGACATGATTAATAGAGTTCTAAAATATCCTTCCAGCTAACGTGACTGATCGAGTATAATAAATGACATCACCAATGCATATCgatgaattaatattttactcaAACTttgtatatagaaaatttatgtatttccaaaatttttgaatgatatattaaaatatttttcctattacCATCGTTCACAAATTCGATATTGAATATGACGTGCTCAAGTAATGAATACAAGTTTAAGTTCTTAATATTCATAACCCAAGCATGAGTTAAACACGGAGCATTATTAGGATTGAATTCATCCATAGATGCTTTATGTACTGTGCAAACTAATTTTGCATAGAAGCATAAAAAGATTATGTTCACGCTTAACAAAGGCGAACATGCAAGTAAGAaacacaagaaagaaaaaaagaaagagatggAAGGGATAGAATAGACATTTCACGTCCCTATAATGACAAAAAGTTAGAAACATCCATAAGAGTGGCATTTGAGGAGTGTGCACTGGTAAGAGtggaaaatagttaaatttctccaCACGAAAATCCAATGATGCGCCAAGAGAGGCCGCTTGCTGTTGGTGGGGGGAGTACTTATACCACTACCCACTAAAACTAACCGTTTGGGCCAAAACTTCATCTCATAAATGCCTATTGGTTAGACGGGCAAGGGGTGGCTGGTTAAACCATCATTGAGAGCATTGGCTAGACAAACTATATGTTGTTATGCATTTAATGCACCCTTAGGTCGATCACCATGGGCCAAATGGTCAAATTGAACTCAGCTCCAGTCACTATCCTCGGCTCAGTCAGAAGGAAAATGGACCTGACAACTTTTTATCACCAAGCCATGGATTTCCAGCCAAATCCTCGAGAGCCTAGTCAGACTAGCCCTGACACAAAGGTCAGACCAATGCAAATGCCATGGTCAACTGGCCCTAACACTCCTGTCAGATCTTTGCACAATCCGCGCCCAGCCTGACATGATGCATAAGGTGTTACCAACTATGAACATAAGTATAAAAGAAAGACAACTTGAACCAAGAACCCTCATTCATATGATATAATGTTACAATTTTATCACTCTTTTACCACAAATTACTACCCCTCTTGATTAATCAGTAGAGCTAGACACTCTCACTGCTGACAAGTGAACTAAAATGGCACAGATCATCAGTATACTCACATTATAGACCCCTCTTGATAGTAGGTCGACTGTCTAGCAACCTGGCATTACTCCACACCGAGACTGATAAAATACTAAGAAAAACATTAGCTTCATTATACATTTGCCCTGGGCCATGAATATCAGTGTTGATAGTTGAGCTATGATTGATGTCCATCTAGTTGAACCACCTTTATGTTATGGTCTTGATCAACCTCTATCAAGAACTTTATTCTCATCAAACGCTTGACCTCATGCTTGTCAACATGACGATGTCATTGGCTTGATGATCATGAATCGATGGTGTGATCCATTAGCCTCATCATGGCAGGACCTATTCCTTTACACCACTCAAAGAAAAACATTATTCAAAACAAACCGGTTTTCATCCTAGATTTGATGATCAACCGCTTGCATATGaatgatatgaaaaaaaaattgttgagtATCCATTAACACCAAATGTTATATGCTCacatacatgattaattgtgatgatccaaaataaaatgtatgtgTACAATATGGAActagaaaaatacatatatgggATGCATAAGGCATTGATGTCGCATCCTAATTTTTCTCTCAGAGATTGAGAACACTAAACTGTTGAGCTAAATTAGCAAATGAATTAATatgggaaacaaaattttgcttaataaataacacaaaaatatttttggaatatTATGCATGCTCTCATTTACTCTCTggaattttatttgattttttcaatGTCAACTACTAATTTTAATGCCACAAAGataatcatttatttaaattaaaaaactaattaaaataatctcATTCCTTGGCTTAGATCAAATTTGGCCTGTCCCTCCGCATCGCATGCAGCCTACTCTTCCCCTCCCTCCACCAAGGCCTCCTCTCCTTGGCCCAGCCCGCCTCCACCTTCTTTCCCTCCTTTCCTGCCCGGACAGCCTAGCCGTGCCAGCCTGGTCCGCTTCCCCAcctgcctcctctcctccgctaGTGACAAGCCGGTCCGACCAGTCATCATCGCCGTCAAGGTCCGCTGCCATCTTTTTGTGCTCCTGCGCATCCTCGCTGTCCACATGCCATGCCCATGCCACCGCGCACGTGCACACCTGCACTCACGCACGTCTGCCGTGCCACTCTCACCAACCGTTGGCGGACGTTCTGAGCCTAAAAAACTCCTCCCCTGCTCCCCCTCATCCGTTTGCACTCACTGTTGCACTCTGTCACCCTCTGTTGCGCTCGTTCCAAGGGTCGTCGCCATTTGGTAAAGCTGGCGAGATCTGGGTGCCATTTATCTCCTTCCTCCGCTGTGCTCAGCCACCTAACCCTTCTTGTTTTCCTCCGTAGCTTGCTTCAGTTCCCGTCCTGTTACTTGCATACGTGACAGCCACTAGGAACTCCCTCGTTTCTGCCAACTGTTAATTAAAATGGGCTAGTCCtaattaaagttgattaaaaTTTCACTAGCCCATAAtgaatggtagagacaataataTCACCTTGGAGATTTAAAGtggagaagctcaacttaaataAAGAGGTTAGTGAGACTCTCCGTTGACTAGTTGACACGATAGGAAGACCGCCACACGTGCGCGCGCCGGCCGTCCGGTCCGGTCCGGGACGTGGCGTCGGCTCGTCCGGCCGCTGTGCCCATCCCTTCCTTTTTGCAACGGCTGAGAATTAAAGGATTACACGACTTGATTGCGCGTAACGTCCGCAGCGATAATTACGTGATTTAACTACGCGGTAATTCCGTAACGGAATCGCGGGATCGGGGGACGCGGTTTCAGGGGTTTCCatattcctcctcctccttcttcccgAGGCCAGAGTGTTCTTCTCCATagctttttctcctctctggTTCTCCTCGAGTTCTTGCGTCACCCATCTGTCTCCCCGGTTCTGTTTCTCTTGCGCACACGAGAGTTCGGAACGAGTAGGCCTCCGGAACCCTCGCCAGAGTACCTGCTCGGGTAGACGGgtgctaaggtttttggggagtGCATTCGCACGACTGCTCACAGCGCCATGTCAACTGACGGGAATGGAAGCGGGAGTGGTGGTgctcacggcggcggcggcggcgcgcacgacgacggcagcggtgcgcacgacgacggcaacgTCAACGTCAACgggaacaacaacaccaacggaggcagtactgcctcaaACACCAGCGGAGGGCCATTTTCAGGGTATATCGCACTCTCCTCTAttctgtttaatttttttgaatgccTGATAGCAATGATTTAATTGCTATATCATGATCATATGGATGCTTGtgctaatcatatattaagca is part of the Oryza brachyantha chromosome 11, ObraRS2, whole genome shotgun sequence genome and encodes:
- the LOC102718592 gene encoding protein CASPARIAN STRIP INTEGRITY FACTOR 1-like, translated to MSSRIADRASVFAVLLIVASALSVLATGGRELAAQEKIEKGHPTGAYGDHGATSSARNLMVKTNDYGRYDPSPAFSKPRFKLIPN